A genome region from Microplitis demolitor isolate Queensland-Clemson2020A chromosome 1, iyMicDemo2.1a, whole genome shotgun sequence includes the following:
- the LOC103568356 gene encoding 40S ribosomal protein S5: MTDIEQYDDVVLSTVGAETVALAPSAELPEIKLFGRWNCDDVQVSDLSLQDYIAVKEKNARYLPHSSGRYASKRFRKAQCPIVERLTNSLMMHGRNNGKKLLAVRIVKHAFEIIHLLTGENPLQVLVTAIINSGPREDSTRIGRAGTVRRQAVDVSPLRRVNQAIWLLCTGAREASFRNIKTIAESLADELINAAKGSSNSYAIKKKDELERVAKSNR; the protein is encoded by the exons ATGACGGACATAGAGCAATATGACGACGTGGTGCTCTCCACCGTCGGTGCCGAGACAGTGGCTCTCGCTCCGTCAGCAGAACTGccggaaataaaattattcggACGGTGGAATTGCGATGATGTGCAAGTCAGTGATCTGTCTTTGCAGGATTACATTGCAGTGAAAGAGAAAAATGCGAGATATTTGCCGCATTCGTCAGGACGTTATGCTTCCAAACGTTTCCGCAAAGCTCAATGCCCAATCGTTGAGCGATTGACCAATTCCTTGATGATGCACGGTCGTaataatggtaaaaaattgcTGGCTGTAAGAATTGTCAAGCATGCATTTGAAATTATCCATCTCCTTACTGGAGAAAACCCCCTTCAA GTTTTGGTTACTGCCATCATCAACTCTGGACCTCGTGAAGACTCAACACGTATCGGACGTGCTGGTACCGTTCGTCGTCAGGCCGTTGATGTGTCACCCCTTCGTCGTGTAAACCAAGCAATCTGGTTGTTGTGCACCGGAGCACGCGAGGCATCATTTAGAAACATAAAAACAATTGCTGAGAGTCTTGCTGACGAGCTCATCAATGCCGCCAAGGGTTCTTCGAACTCCTACGCGATCAAAAAGAAAGATGAACTTGAACGTGTTGCTAAATCCAACCGATAa